Proteins encoded together in one Kitasatospora albolonga window:
- a CDS encoding translation initiation factor 2 → MRSAVALYRLLDVLPVFAGDGRISPSFTLVPGSEFSADALAAVDGSGARIVPWEQALTTSYSLVLVASPKGDLRLLHGHRVLLPHGAGFSKTIRGEGSPGSASGLDPKYLLPGGATGAAEEEEEGGWATVHALAHPHQVDRLRAASPRDGEQARVVGDPTLERLLASHSLRDRYRAALGTGARQLVAIASTWGPESLLRRRPGLPAELAAVLPHDTHQLALVVHPNERARIGDFELREHLAPALDAGMALVGAHEQWAATLIAADALITDHGSAALYYAAVADRPVLGACDGGDELIAGTPMARLLGSVPRLGPAGEIHRQLTAYRPGAGRDAARAAFAEQGHALDRMKELLYRLLGLPAPSAPVEPRTLPAAAPTTRTPAAFDVFVDRDGDRVRVDRVPAHAGPPGHHLAVEHGAAGERSVRSAGLLYRRALAAGPGPLDTAWTAGGWSAHALGRYPGCRAAAAVLPCGTGVLRVRGDDRLFAVRIEPVAEDGRVVRADPAAALSAVHSWVAKREDPPASFHCLLGHRAFRVLVSPATEAEQDRTF, encoded by the coding sequence GTGAGATCCGCGGTGGCGCTGTACCGCCTCCTCGACGTGCTCCCCGTCTTCGCCGGTGACGGCCGGATCAGCCCGTCCTTCACCCTGGTACCGGGATCGGAGTTCAGCGCCGACGCCCTGGCGGCGGTCGACGGTTCCGGAGCGCGCATCGTGCCGTGGGAGCAGGCGCTCACCACCTCCTACAGCCTCGTCCTCGTGGCCAGCCCGAAGGGGGACCTGCGGCTGCTGCACGGGCACCGGGTGCTCCTCCCGCACGGCGCGGGGTTCAGCAAGACGATCCGCGGCGAGGGGTCACCGGGCTCCGCCTCCGGTCTGGACCCGAAGTACCTCCTGCCCGGCGGGGCCACGGGCGCGGCGGAAGAAGAGGAAGAAGGCGGGTGGGCCACCGTCCATGCCCTCGCCCACCCCCATCAGGTCGACCGGCTGCGCGCCGCGAGCCCCCGTGACGGCGAGCAGGCCCGGGTGGTGGGCGATCCCACCCTGGAGCGGCTCCTCGCCTCGCACTCCCTCCGCGACCGGTACCGCGCCGCGCTGGGCACCGGAGCACGGCAGTTGGTCGCGATCGCGTCCACCTGGGGCCCCGAGTCGCTGCTCCGGCGGCGCCCGGGTCTACCGGCGGAGCTGGCCGCCGTGCTGCCCCACGACACCCATCAGCTGGCCCTGGTCGTGCACCCCAACGAGCGTGCCCGGATCGGTGACTTCGAGCTGAGGGAGCATCTGGCACCCGCTCTCGACGCGGGCATGGCGCTCGTCGGGGCCCATGAGCAGTGGGCGGCCACGCTCATCGCCGCCGACGCTCTGATCACCGACCACGGATCGGCGGCCCTGTACTACGCGGCGGTGGCCGACCGGCCGGTGCTCGGCGCCTGTGACGGGGGTGACGAGCTGATCGCGGGCACCCCGATGGCCCGGCTGCTGGGGTCGGTCCCCCGGCTGGGCCCGGCCGGGGAGATCCACCGGCAGCTGACGGCGTACCGCCCGGGAGCCGGACGTGACGCGGCCCGGGCCGCGTTCGCCGAGCAGGGGCACGCCCTGGACCGTATGAAGGAGCTGCTCTACCGGCTGCTCGGCCTCCCCGCGCCGTCCGCTCCCGTCGAACCGCGCACGCTGCCCGCTGCCGCCCCCACGACCCGTACGCCTGCCGCCTTCGACGTCTTCGTCGACCGTGACGGGGACCGGGTGCGGGTGGACCGGGTGCCCGCTCATGCCGGGCCCCCGGGGCACCATCTGGCCGTCGAGCACGGTGCGGCCGGTGAGCGGAGCGTACGGAGCGCCGGGCTGCTCTACCGCCGCGCCCTCGCCGCCGGGCCGGGGCCCCTGGACACCGCGTGGACGGCGGGCGGCTGGTCGGCCCACGCGCTCGGCCGGTACCCGGGCTGCCGGGCCGCCGCCGCTGTGCTGCCCTGCGGGACGGGCGTCCTGCGGGTGCGGGGGGACGACCGGCTGTTCGCCGTCCGGATCGAGCCCGTGGCCGAGGACGGCCGTGTGGTGCGGGCCGATCCGGCGGCGGCGCTCTCCGCCGTGCACTCCTGGGTGGCGAAGCGGGAGGACCCGCCCGCCTCCTTCCACTGCCTGCTCGGCCACCGCGCCTTCCGGGTCCTGGTCTCCCCCGCCACGGAGGCCGAGCAGGACCGGACCTTCTGA
- a CDS encoding hydrolase, translated as MTPRQIMASRPALHVIFDLDGTLVDSEANYYEAGRRMLARYGVTDFSWEDHTRFIGIGTRETVTTLRAEYGIDAPVDELLAGKNELYLELAGTSTEVFGQMRVFVERLHADGVPMAVASGSSRAAIGAVLAVTGLDAYIPLYVSAEEVAHGKPEPDVFLETARRMGAEPADCVVLEDAAPGAAAAHAAGMDCIAVPYVPATASDPAFEAAGLVFPEGQSAFTAEAAYDWLRGGPGPATASGASGPRT; from the coding sequence ATGACTCCTCGGCAGATCATGGCTTCCCGGCCTGCCCTTCACGTGATCTTCGACCTCGACGGAACGCTGGTCGACAGCGAGGCGAACTACTACGAGGCGGGGCGGCGCATGCTCGCCCGGTACGGGGTGACGGACTTCAGCTGGGAGGACCACACCCGGTTCATCGGGATCGGCACCCGGGAGACCGTGACGACCCTGCGCGCCGAGTACGGGATCGACGCCCCGGTCGACGAGCTGCTCGCCGGGAAGAACGAGCTGTACCTGGAACTGGCGGGGACCTCGACCGAGGTGTTCGGGCAGATGCGGGTCTTCGTGGAGCGCCTGCACGCCGACGGGGTTCCGATGGCGGTGGCCTCCGGCTCCTCCAGGGCCGCGATCGGGGCGGTGCTCGCGGTCACGGGGCTCGACGCGTACATCCCCCTGTACGTGTCCGCGGAGGAGGTCGCGCACGGCAAGCCGGAGCCCGACGTGTTCCTGGAGACGGCCCGGCGGATGGGGGCGGAGCCAGCCGACTGCGTGGTGCTGGAGGACGCGGCGCCGGGGGCGGCGGCCGCGCACGCGGCGGGGATGGACTGCATCGCCGTCCCCTATGTGCCCGCGACCGCCTCCGACCCGGCGTTCGAGGCTGCGGGTCTGGTGTTCCCGGAGGGGCAGTCCGCCTTCACGGCCGAGGCCGCGTACGACTGGCTGCGCGGCGGACCAGGACCGGCGACCGCGTCCGGTGCGTCCGGTCCGCGCACCTGA
- a CDS encoding 3'-phosphoesterase, translated as MENDGAPRPRFDGVPRPHFVVQIHDARRMHFDFRLEVDGVLKSWAVPRGPSENPSDRRLAVETEDHPLEYREFEGVIPPGESGSGTVIVWDQGTYEPLSHDRQGDAVPFADSLALGHATFWLHGSKLHGEFALTRFRVGDEPESGGQEAWLLIKANDRLAVRGRPGSPDPYHARSARTGRTLHQVAVAAARGDRG; from the coding sequence GTGGAGAACGACGGCGCACCGCGGCCCCGTTTCGACGGCGTACCGCGACCTCATTTCGTCGTGCAGATCCATGACGCACGGCGTATGCACTTCGACTTCCGCCTGGAGGTCGACGGCGTGCTCAAGTCCTGGGCGGTACCCCGGGGCCCGTCCGAGAACCCGAGCGACCGGCGGCTGGCCGTGGAGACGGAGGACCATCCGCTGGAGTACCGCGAGTTCGAGGGGGTCATCCCGCCGGGCGAGTCCGGCAGCGGCACGGTGATCGTCTGGGACCAGGGGACCTACGAGCCGCTCAGCCACGACCGGCAGGGCGACGCCGTCCCCTTCGCCGATTCGCTGGCCCTCGGCCACGCCACGTTCTGGCTCCACGGGTCCAAGCTGCACGGCGAGTTCGCCCTCACCCGCTTCCGCGTCGGCGACGAGCCGGAGAGCGGGGGCCAGGAGGCATGGCTGCTGATCAAGGCCAACGACCGCCTCGCCGTACGCGGCCGCCCCGGCTCACCTGACCCGTACCACGCCCGCTCCGCCCGTACGGGACGGACGCTGCACCAGGTCGCGGTGGCGGCGGCACGGGGGGACAGGGGCTGA
- a CDS encoding hydrolase, which yields MTVHVSHQAVRTSVRTPVRTPVRPRSGRRRAALGMAAALCCSAVLAALPGGASAAPAPAPGPAAVSFADEFDGPAGSAVDGSRWQLETGDNVNNHERQYYTGGNSNAALDGQGNLVITARKENPGNYQCWYGSCEYTSARLNTAGKFSAAYGHVEARMKVPRGQGMWPAFWMLGDDFGDVGWPQSGEIDVMENVGFEPGTVHGTLHGPGYSGADGIGAGYTLPNGEAFADDFHTFAVDWAPDSITWSVDGQVYQRRTPADLGGREWVFNKPFFLILNLAVGGYWPGDPDGSTPFPSQLVVDYVRVTTND from the coding sequence ATGACCGTGCACGTGTCGCACCAAGCCGTACGCACCTCCGTACGCACTCCGGTACGCACCCCCGTACGCCCCCGCTCCGGGCGCCGCCGCGCCGCTCTCGGCATGGCGGCGGCGCTCTGCTGCTCCGCCGTCCTCGCCGCGCTGCCCGGCGGAGCCTCCGCGGCCCCCGCCCCCGCTCCCGGGCCCGCGGCCGTCTCCTTCGCCGACGAGTTCGACGGGCCGGCCGGTTCGGCGGTCGACGGCTCCAGGTGGCAGCTGGAGACCGGCGACAACGTCAACAACCACGAGCGGCAGTACTACACCGGGGGCAACAGCAACGCCGCCCTCGACGGGCAGGGCAACCTCGTGATCACCGCCCGCAAGGAGAACCCCGGCAACTACCAGTGCTGGTACGGCTCCTGCGAGTACACCTCGGCCCGCCTCAACACCGCAGGGAAGTTCTCGGCGGCCTACGGACATGTCGAGGCCCGTATGAAGGTGCCGCGCGGACAGGGCATGTGGCCCGCGTTCTGGATGCTGGGCGACGACTTCGGCGATGTCGGCTGGCCGCAGAGCGGCGAGATCGACGTGATGGAGAACGTCGGCTTCGAACCCGGTACCGTCCACGGCACCCTGCACGGGCCCGGCTACTCGGGCGCCGACGGCATCGGCGCCGGATACACCCTGCCGAACGGGGAGGCGTTCGCCGACGACTTCCACACCTTCGCTGTCGACTGGGCCCCCGACTCCATCACCTGGTCCGTCGACGGCCAGGTCTACCAGCGGCGCACCCCCGCCGACCTGGGCGGCCGGGAATGGGTGTTCAACAAGCCCTTCTTCCTCATCCTCAACCTCGCGGTCGGCGGCTACTGGCCCGGCGACCCCGACGGCTCCACCCCCTTCCCCTCGCAACTCGTCGTCGACTACGTCCGCGTGACGACGAACGACTGA
- a CDS encoding regulator — translation MTTELPPEIAHFVDRESEGAQIYAGLEEWTAPDRPFPVVLWGPAGLGRTELALRTARTLHARTGARVLSADLDRFRLRGELDVGDVLGQLLNSLGVEALAPQFDARCRQYRRMTAGEPLIVVLDNVRYASEVEPLLPPSGAALVLVVSRGPLHDLADGTALEIALSPFPEPVALELLSLLVRDRRLTGDPAAAGELARLCSGLPAALRAAGAWVRRNPLLPLPRLLAELTEQFREKGITEVESLWDETYRELPPTSALLYRLLAGVPDISLTREAAAALLGLGGDACDDALQELNRAGFLDIRDLLHREDGRVRLPEWLGDHARRRARLDAADGELAGAQRRFVRWVLRQSQRADRFAAGRRLTVAEEVPPVEGAPDAPLEDPETAVDATVAEARKLRAARWLYDERHTLFACVRLAAARDWDDETWMLGEPVWTFFLDHPHQADVTEVFRTTTEAAVRAGNVPAIVRTHSQLARALWQSGRTEEAGEALDRAAAGARLLGGSKRDAKLRASVVEFRGTLNGVRGDWAAATRDFEESRALHRAIPNPYGEMLLTYRLGEARLKLGDAGAAVELLDLAHRTAQELGRVRMTGRTGLALGRALRLAGRTGEARTHIEAALTAARARNSDIGTAGVLDALAQVAEDEGDAQEAEEHRSAAAELRGRHGLA, via the coding sequence ATGACGACGGAACTACCGCCGGAGATCGCGCACTTCGTCGACCGGGAGAGCGAAGGGGCGCAGATCTACGCCGGGCTGGAGGAGTGGACCGCCCCCGACCGGCCCTTCCCCGTGGTCCTGTGGGGACCTGCCGGACTGGGCAGGACGGAACTCGCCCTCAGGACCGCCCGTACGCTGCACGCGCGGACCGGCGCCAGGGTGCTCAGCGCCGACCTCGACCGGTTCCGGCTGCGCGGCGAGCTCGACGTCGGGGACGTGCTCGGCCAGCTCCTGAACTCCCTCGGGGTGGAGGCGCTGGCGCCCCAGTTCGACGCCCGGTGCAGGCAGTACCGGCGGATGACGGCCGGTGAACCGCTGATCGTGGTCCTGGACAACGTGAGGTACGCCTCCGAGGTCGAGCCGCTGCTCCCGCCGTCGGGGGCCGCCCTGGTCCTCGTGGTGAGCCGGGGCCCCCTCCACGACCTGGCCGACGGCACGGCGCTGGAGATCGCGCTCTCGCCCTTCCCGGAGCCGGTGGCGCTGGAACTGCTGAGCCTCCTCGTCCGCGACCGGCGGCTCACGGGAGACCCGGCGGCGGCCGGAGAGCTGGCCCGGCTCTGCTCCGGACTCCCCGCCGCGCTGCGGGCCGCGGGCGCCTGGGTGCGGCGGAACCCGCTGCTCCCCCTGCCCCGGCTGCTGGCCGAGCTCACCGAGCAGTTCCGCGAGAAGGGAATCACGGAAGTGGAATCGCTCTGGGACGAGACCTACCGGGAGTTACCGCCGACGTCCGCACTCCTGTACCGCCTGCTCGCCGGTGTCCCCGACATCTCCTTGACGAGGGAGGCCGCGGCGGCGCTGCTGGGGCTGGGCGGCGACGCCTGCGACGACGCGTTGCAGGAGCTGAACCGGGCCGGATTCCTGGACATCCGGGATCTGCTGCACCGGGAGGACGGCCGGGTACGGCTCCCCGAATGGCTCGGGGACCACGCCCGGCGGCGGGCCCGGCTGGACGCGGCCGACGGCGAACTGGCCGGGGCACAGCGCCGGTTCGTCCGCTGGGTCCTGCGCCAGAGCCAGCGCGCGGACCGGTTCGCCGCGGGCCGGAGGCTGACCGTCGCCGAGGAGGTGCCCCCGGTCGAAGGCGCCCCGGACGCGCCCCTGGAGGACCCGGAAACGGCCGTGGACGCCACGGTCGCCGAGGCGCGGAAGCTGCGGGCCGCACGGTGGCTCTACGACGAGCGGCACACGCTCTTCGCCTGCGTACGGCTGGCAGCCGCACGGGACTGGGACGACGAGACGTGGATGCTCGGCGAGCCGGTGTGGACCTTCTTCCTCGACCACCCGCACCAGGCGGATGTGACCGAGGTCTTCCGTACGACCACCGAGGCCGCCGTACGGGCCGGGAACGTCCCCGCGATCGTCCGCACCCACTCCCAACTGGCCCGCGCGCTCTGGCAGTCGGGCCGGACCGAGGAGGCGGGCGAAGCGCTGGACCGGGCGGCGGCCGGGGCCCGGCTGCTGGGCGGATCGAAGCGGGACGCGAAACTGCGCGCCTCCGTCGTGGAGTTCCGGGGGACGCTGAACGGGGTACGGGGCGACTGGGCCGCCGCCACCCGGGACTTCGAGGAGTCCCGGGCCCTGCACCGGGCCATCCCCAACCCGTACGGCGAGATGCTGCTGACCTACCGTCTGGGGGAGGCCCGCCTCAAGCTCGGCGACGCGGGGGCGGCGGTGGAGCTGCTCGACCTGGCCCACCGCACGGCCCAGGAGCTGGGGCGGGTGCGGATGACCGGCCGTACGGGGCTCGCCCTCGGCCGGGCGCTCCGTCTGGCCGGCCGCACCGGCGAAGCCCGTACCCATATCGAGGCGGCGCTGACGGCGGCCCGGGCGAGGAACTCCGACATCGGAACGGCCGGAGTCCTGGACGCCCTGGCCCAGGTGGCGGAGGACGAGGGCGACGCACAGGAGGCCGAGGAGCACCGGAGCGCCGCCGCGGAGCTCAGGGGACGGCACGGACTGGCCTGA
- a CDS encoding voltage-gated sodium channel, producing MTDGTARTPRRRQAVAGRCREITEARWFAVAVFALILANAVVLGVETYSGLVGRWHLGLRVAEYAFLTAFTVEILLRAGAHADRPAAFFRDPWNLFDLAVVLSAYFPFIRENGTVLRLLRLARVLRAARFLPQLRIILVAVGRSLPGTASFLLVGGLLLYLYAMVGWICFSAEDPEHFGSLGRAVLTLFLLMTLDGLGDAVRAGLEISRWSLLYYASYVLLASFVLVNVLIGVVITSLDEARSLEAEEEAEAADTAPDRTGAPHPPYTGDPALLRDRIATARRALDDLERALAAAPHPGPPDQPPGSTRTEASGSRLHQ from the coding sequence ATGACCGACGGTACGGCGCGGACACCGCGCCGCCGCCAGGCGGTGGCCGGGCGCTGCCGGGAGATCACCGAGGCCCGCTGGTTCGCCGTGGCCGTCTTCGCCCTGATCCTCGCCAACGCGGTGGTCCTGGGCGTCGAGACGTACTCCGGCCTCGTCGGCCGCTGGCACCTGGGCTTACGCGTCGCCGAGTACGCGTTCCTCACCGCGTTCACCGTGGAGATCCTGCTGCGCGCCGGAGCCCACGCCGACCGCCCCGCGGCCTTCTTCCGCGACCCCTGGAACCTCTTCGACCTTGCCGTCGTCCTCTCCGCGTACTTCCCGTTCATCCGCGAGAACGGGACCGTCCTGCGCCTGCTGCGGCTGGCCCGGGTGCTCCGCGCGGCCCGCTTCCTGCCCCAGTTGCGGATCATCCTGGTCGCGGTCGGCAGGAGCCTGCCGGGCACCGCCAGCTTCCTGCTCGTCGGGGGCCTGCTGCTCTACCTCTACGCGATGGTCGGCTGGATCTGCTTCTCGGCCGAGGACCCCGAACACTTCGGCTCCCTCGGCCGCGCCGTCCTCACCCTCTTCCTGCTGATGACCCTGGACGGCCTCGGCGACGCGGTGCGGGCCGGTCTGGAGATCTCCCGGTGGAGCCTCCTCTACTACGCCTCATACGTCCTGCTCGCCTCGTTCGTCCTGGTCAACGTACTGATCGGGGTCGTGATCACCTCCCTGGACGAGGCCCGCTCCCTGGAGGCCGAGGAGGAGGCGGAGGCGGCGGACACCGCCCCCGACCGGACCGGGGCCCCGCACCCCCCGTACACCGGCGACCCGGCACTGCTCCGCGACCGGATCGCGACCGCCCGGCGGGCCCTGGACGACCTCGAACGCGCCCTGGCCGCCGCACCGCACCCCGGGCCCCCGGATCAACCGCCGGGCAGCACCCGCACGGAGGCGTCCGGGAGCCGGCTCCACCAGTGA
- a CDS encoding AsnC family transcriptional regulator translates to MAVDALDTRILRLLIEQPRTSVREYARILGVARGTLQARLDRLERDGVITGTGPVLSPAALGHPVLAFVHLEVTQGHLVEVGDALAAVPEIIEAFSTTGGGDLLTRVVARDNGHLEDVIQRLIQLPGVVRTRTDVALRERVAHRVLPLVEAVGRAAGNRAD, encoded by the coding sequence ATGGCCGTGGACGCCCTCGACACCCGGATTCTGCGCCTGCTGATCGAGCAGCCGCGCACCAGCGTGCGGGAGTACGCACGCATCCTCGGGGTGGCCCGCGGCACCCTTCAGGCCCGGCTCGACCGGCTGGAGCGGGACGGCGTGATCACCGGGACGGGGCCGGTCCTCTCCCCCGCCGCCCTCGGCCACCCGGTCCTCGCCTTCGTCCACCTGGAGGTAACCCAGGGGCATCTGGTGGAGGTCGGTGACGCGCTGGCGGCGGTCCCGGAGATCATCGAGGCGTTCTCGACCACCGGGGGCGGGGATCTGCTGACCCGGGTCGTGGCCCGGGACAACGGGCACCTGGAGGATGTGATCCAGCGGCTGATCCAGCTGCCGGGCGTCGTACGGACCCGGACGGACGTGGCGCTGCGCGAGCGGGTGGCGCACCGGGTGCTGCCGCTGGTCGAGGCCGTGGGGCGGGCGGCCGGGAACCGGGCCGACTGA
- a CDS encoding serine/threonine protein kinase codes for MSPIGRGGMGEVWRAADEVLGRAVAVKLLLGDQADASSTARFRLEAQTAARLSHPHLVAVFDFGAWEDRFFLVMELVEGQSLGDLLAAQERVHPEQVARIAGQAAAGLAAAHRQGIVHRDIKPGNLMLDADGSVKIGDFGIAQFVDDPSTALTTAGHIVGTSLYLAPERALGRTADSASDMYSLGCVVYQLLLGQPPFTSDTATATLYQHVDTPPVPLRQRGVDISAAFDSYLLGLLAKKPEERPTAQQVSDWFRTDAWRGRAEPLPVQTAAPRTRRAPSPAPVPAAPAVPPAPATYRLPQPTGRRRGTASRSAPARRRSTREAIRRRPRVASAIAGTATFLAAVYLGMVLFSPDSSSADTPAPGPSSGPASQEVQDGGEQPEQNQQGQNEDRQGERDEQDEDD; via the coding sequence ATGTCCCCCATCGGCCGTGGCGGCATGGGCGAGGTGTGGCGCGCCGCGGACGAGGTGCTGGGCCGCGCCGTGGCCGTGAAGCTGCTGCTGGGGGACCAGGCGGACGCCTCCTCGACGGCCCGGTTCCGGCTGGAGGCCCAGACCGCCGCCCGGCTGAGCCACCCGCATCTGGTGGCCGTCTTCGACTTCGGGGCCTGGGAGGACCGGTTCTTCCTGGTGATGGAGCTGGTCGAGGGGCAGAGCCTCGGTGATCTGCTCGCCGCCCAGGAGCGGGTCCACCCCGAGCAGGTCGCGCGGATCGCGGGCCAGGCGGCGGCCGGTCTCGCCGCCGCGCACCGCCAGGGCATCGTCCACCGGGACATCAAGCCGGGCAACCTGATGCTGGACGCGGACGGTTCGGTGAAGATCGGCGACTTCGGGATCGCCCAGTTCGTCGACGACCCCTCGACCGCGCTGACGACGGCCGGACACATCGTGGGCACCAGCCTCTACCTGGCGCCCGAACGGGCTCTGGGACGTACGGCGGACTCCGCGTCCGACATGTACTCGCTGGGCTGTGTCGTCTACCAACTGCTGCTGGGGCAGCCCCCGTTCACGTCCGACACGGCGACCGCCACGCTGTACCAGCACGTCGACACCCCGCCGGTCCCGCTGCGGCAGCGGGGCGTGGACATCTCGGCGGCCTTCGACTCCTACCTCCTCGGGCTGCTGGCCAAGAAGCCCGAGGAGCGGCCCACCGCGCAGCAGGTCTCCGACTGGTTCCGTACCGACGCCTGGCGCGGCCGGGCGGAGCCCCTCCCGGTGCAGACGGCCGCGCCGCGCACCCGCCGGGCACCCTCGCCCGCCCCTGTCCCGGCCGCCCCGGCGGTGCCGCCCGCCCCGGCGACGTACCGGCTTCCGCAGCCCACGGGGCGAAGACGCGGCACCGCGTCCCGGTCCGCCCCGGCCCGCCGCCGCAGTACGCGTGAGGCGATCCGCCGGCGTCCGAGGGTGGCGAGCGCCATCGCGGGGACGGCGACGTTCCTGGCGGCCGTGTATCTGGGGATGGTCCTGTTCTCGCCGGACTCCAGCTCCGCCGACACCCCGGCCCCCGGCCCCTCCTCCGGCCCGGCCTCGCAGGAGGTCCAGGACGGCGGGGAGCAGCCGGAGCAGAACCAGCAGGGGCAGAACGAAGACAGGCAGGGCGAGCGCGACGAGCAGGACGAGGACGACTGA
- a CDS encoding aldo/keto reductase yields MILMEQRTLGRTGRDVSVVGQGTWQLGGDWGEVEEKDAFDVLDAAVDSGVTFFDTADVYGDGRSEQLIGRYLKNRPDADILVATKMGRRADQLPENYVLDNFRTWNDRSRANLGTDTLDLVQLHCPPTAVYSSDAVYDALDTLVDEERIAAYAVSVETCAEALTAIARPGVASVQIILNPFRLKPLDEVLPAAAAAGVGIIARVPLASGLLSGKYTKDTVFGPDDHRTYNRHGEAFDQGETFSGIDYATGIAAAAEFAALAPEGATPAQTALRWIIQQPGVTSVIPGARSVEQARANAAAASLPPLPQSTLDAVRELYDRSIRPEVHDRW; encoded by the coding sequence ATGATCCTCATGGAACAGCGCACACTCGGCAGGACCGGCCGTGACGTCTCGGTCGTCGGACAGGGCACCTGGCAGCTCGGCGGTGACTGGGGAGAGGTCGAGGAGAAGGACGCCTTCGACGTCCTGGACGCGGCCGTCGACTCCGGCGTCACCTTCTTCGACACGGCGGACGTGTACGGCGACGGCCGCAGCGAACAGCTCATCGGCCGCTACCTCAAGAACCGCCCGGACGCGGACATCCTCGTCGCCACCAAGATGGGCCGCCGCGCCGATCAGCTCCCCGAGAACTACGTCCTGGACAACTTCCGTACCTGGAACGACCGTTCCCGCGCCAACCTCGGGACCGACACGCTCGACCTCGTACAGCTGCACTGCCCGCCCACCGCCGTCTACTCCTCCGACGCCGTCTACGACGCCCTCGACACCCTGGTCGACGAAGAGCGGATCGCCGCCTACGCGGTGAGCGTGGAGACCTGCGCCGAGGCGCTCACCGCCATCGCCCGCCCCGGCGTCGCGAGCGTGCAGATCATCCTCAACCCGTTCCGCCTCAAGCCCCTGGACGAGGTCCTTCCGGCGGCGGCAGCGGCGGGCGTCGGCATCATCGCCCGGGTCCCGCTCGCCTCCGGACTGCTCTCCGGGAAGTACACGAAGGACACGGTCTTCGGCCCCGACGACCACCGTACGTACAACCGCCACGGCGAGGCGTTCGACCAGGGCGAGACGTTCTCCGGGATCGACTACGCGACCGGGATCGCCGCCGCCGCGGAGTTCGCCGCGCTGGCCCCCGAGGGCGCCACCCCCGCGCAGACCGCGCTGCGCTGGATCATCCAGCAGCCCGGCGTGACCAGCGTGATCCCCGGCGCACGCTCGGTGGAACAGGCCCGCGCCAACGCGGCGGCGGCCTCCCTGCCGCCGCTGCCGCAGTCCACGCTGGACGCCGTACGGGAGCTGTACGACCGGTCGATCCGGCCGGAGGTCCACGACCGCTGGTGA
- a CDS encoding Sec-independent protein translocase TatA encodes MFGIGELTILLLVIVAVLAVKRLPGLVRSAGQAARILKSEKQALKDDAAGAPDRPAPRVIRGETAERDVP; translated from the coding sequence ATGTTCGGGATCGGCGAGCTCACTATTCTTCTTCTGGTGATCGTGGCGGTGCTGGCCGTGAAGAGGCTGCCCGGCCTCGTCCGGTCGGCCGGTCAGGCCGCACGCATCCTCAAGAGCGAGAAGCAGGCGCTCAAGGACGACGCCGCCGGGGCCCCGGACCGGCCGGCCCCCCGCGTGATCCGCGGGGAGACGGCCGAGCGGGACGTTCCCTAA